The following proteins come from a genomic window of Candidatus Eremiobacteraceae bacterium:
- a CDS encoding site-2 protease family protein, translating into MRIAKIAGIEIRAHTSALLSFAGIALAFALFYLPQPDVTPDASLPQRLAVGAVIALLLAGSVAFHEFAHAFVARARGKPVHVLTLYLFGGNAHVDDRGLDARDEIAIGSAGPLASGALATLFIAAGLSVIRSSKPAGELILDIGLANALLAVFNALPGFPMDGGRVLRGILWNRSGNAVSATKQASSAGRIIAYIIVGLGAWLMVATDVAAGVWVAATGWLLATLAQSYYRAMLLKIALNGLTVRDLCARDLPLLQTSDSVASASAYFGAGALSRTLPVLFGERAAGAISDVQVASVPADQAASTQVASVMTRAYELPGLHPFVEAAILPPVLATAPLAAAIVEEDGAYIGLVRKEDVDRYVEMVEELGNSDAARAGLKALGPQRRLATPTRDTTS; encoded by the coding sequence GCGCACACGTCGGCACTGCTGTCGTTCGCGGGCATCGCGCTCGCATTCGCGTTATTCTACCTTCCACAGCCGGACGTCACGCCTGACGCGTCGTTGCCGCAGCGGCTCGCCGTCGGCGCGGTCATCGCTTTGCTGCTCGCGGGCTCGGTCGCGTTCCACGAGTTCGCGCACGCATTCGTCGCGCGCGCACGCGGCAAGCCGGTGCACGTCCTGACGCTCTACCTCTTCGGCGGCAACGCGCACGTCGACGACCGCGGCCTCGACGCGCGCGATGAGATAGCGATCGGGTCGGCGGGCCCGCTCGCAAGCGGCGCGCTTGCGACGCTCTTCATCGCCGCCGGGCTGAGCGTCATCAGGTCGAGCAAGCCGGCCGGCGAGCTCATCCTCGATATCGGCCTCGCGAACGCCTTGCTCGCGGTGTTCAACGCGCTGCCCGGCTTCCCGATGGACGGCGGGCGCGTACTGCGCGGCATCCTCTGGAACCGCAGCGGCAACGCCGTGTCGGCGACGAAGCAAGCGTCCTCCGCAGGCCGCATCATCGCTTACATCATCGTCGGGCTAGGTGCATGGCTCATGGTCGCGACGGATGTCGCGGCCGGCGTCTGGGTCGCCGCGACGGGCTGGCTTCTCGCGACGCTCGCGCAGTCGTACTACCGCGCCATGCTGTTGAAGATCGCGCTCAACGGTTTGACCGTCCGCGATCTGTGCGCGCGCGATCTGCCGCTATTGCAGACCTCGGATTCGGTGGCCTCGGCATCCGCGTATTTCGGCGCAGGCGCGCTGTCGCGCACGCTGCCCGTGCTTTTCGGCGAGCGTGCCGCCGGCGCGATCAGCGACGTCCAGGTCGCAAGCGTTCCGGCCGATCAAGCGGCGTCGACGCAAGTCGCGTCCGTCATGACGCGAGCATATGAATTGCCGGGGCTTCATCCGTTCGTCGAAGCGGCGATCCTACCGCCGGTGCTCGCGACGGCGCCGCTCGCCGCCGCGATCGTCGAAGAAGACGGCGCGTACATCGGTCTGGTCCGCAAAGAGGACGTCGATCGCTACGTCGAGATGGTCGAAGAACTCGGCAACAGCGACGCGGCACGCGCCGGGCTCAAGGCGCTCGGGCCACAGCGCCGGCTCGCGACGCCGACCCGCGATACTACTTCGTGA